The following DNA comes from Astatotilapia calliptera chromosome 6, fAstCal1.2, whole genome shotgun sequence.
GCGTGCTGCTTCACCAGGAAACGCTTATCAGAGCTGCTCTGTGGGGGAAACACATACATGcaaatttttaaacatatttaaagaaaTGCTTGAATGGCAGTCGTTCAGGAGCCTTTGATGCTCTCGACCTAGCTAGTAATGAGCCATATTGTCATGTAActttgcacatgtgcagtaGAAAAGATTTTATGTAGTTGTAGGTCTATGTAGATACCTAAAAGTTATGGCTCTTAACCCATTCACTTATTTAGGAGCTTTAAAGTAACTAGCCTGAAGCATACCAGCTTCCACTTACCAGCCAATATGGTGGAGGGACTGGAAGGATTTTGGACATGTGCTTACCATAACTAGCATGTCTTTCAGTCTCTCAATGGCCCTCTGATTGGCTCGTCTCCGAGACACATACGAGGTTAAGAATATGCTGAGGAGACAAAACGAAAAGTGTTTAAACAATCTTAAAGGAGGGTGAGCTGGTAAAGGTGAACACTACAAATACAGGTTTGATATTTGTATTGGGTGCGGAGTTATTTGCATACTTACATCTCTGCTAGTATTAGTGGTAGGGCGAAGGCCTCAGAAGTCAGGTATCGGATAGTGGTCTGGGCTGGGCTGGGGAGACTTTTCACACAGCCTCCAGTCACAGTGAACATTGTTTGTTCATTTCTAAATGGACCGCAGGAGGACCTTGGGATGGCAGAGGTAATACAAATGAGAGAAATGAGcagtaaataaagataaaatataaatatgggTTTAATTCTGATCCTTAAAGgtttcaaattaaaaataaaagaaagaaggacGGGCGGTGTTAGATGCAGTTGGAGTGAAAACCTTACGCGTTTCTGCCCTCAGTGCTTTGTAGCGGATAGTGGTTGAAGCCCAGTGTCGCTGCACACATGAAGAGACCAAGCAGCAACATGAAATGGAACAAAACTGAAGAGCTGGACCCTCGAAACATCCGCTGCTCTGGCACACAACACCGCATGACATTGAACTGAAGACACAGAGGCAGAGCAAAAAggtttgaacacattttatactAAAACCAGACTTCTATATAGCCATTACTTAATGTACTCCACTTATTTTATCCCCAAATCAGTCAGTTTTCCCTTCAGATTTTATTTGCCAGAcggttttgtttatttcagctCACCTGAGTACATCTTACCCATCTCCTTGAAGCTTTTCCCCCCCTGCTGACCTGTTTGATGCTTCTTGTTTGCTTAAAGATCATCTTGATTTGTGCCTATCctttaacaatatttttttaaaatctgatttAGGATGCTATTTTAGTAGGGTTACTCAAAACACTGGCTGGAATTGCATAAAAACTTTACCAGATGTGGGGCTTGGACCGGAAAGCGATTAACCTTTGGATCTGATGTGGAAaggattcattttaaagatcTTTACTATTGTAAGAAAGGGCAACATTTTGTGTTACAGCTTCCCAAATGTGTGTTAAATTGTATCAATTgcctgtgtctatgtgttagccctgcgacagactggcgacctgtccagggcataccctgcttctctccccaagacagctgggatttttcttttacagatttatttaaCCAATTTACAGatagaaaataataaagtgaGGAATATAAAGAGTTTATAATAATCTAACCTTTTTAACGTAGAACGTGACAACCAATGAAACGATTCCTATGACAGGCAGCAGAGGGCAGTAATAGACTCCCACCCAGGATACAGTCTGACTGTAAACAAGGTCCAGCACATTGAATGGTATCAGGAAGCGCTGTTTCCCTGATATTCTGGCCAGGGAGGATCTTGGATACGTCTCTTGTACCAACCTGTTAAAGATAAGGGAGATGGCTTAGATCGAATCTGTCCTGTCATCTACTAAGGAGAGACATTGCTGATCTTTCCATTCAAACCACAAAGATGACTGAGAAAGAAACAGACTGTTAATGTCAATCAAACCCACTTCCTGGGGTagttaaagaaaaagacactGAAGAAAGTTGCGAGGAAGTTGAAGATGGACAGCTTGTACATCTCTCTACCAAACTGGTTCTCCTTGCACTGAAACAGTGAAGAGACACAAAGATTCTGTTTAAAATGGattcaaaaaaataatttaaacccTTGATGATGTGTCATTAAAGCTCTGTATCACCTTGGCATCTTGCTCTGTTGTTgtgaagacaaaaaataaatagatccCCAAGGAGGCCAGCTTTAAGAAGATGCtcctgaagaaaagaaacagtaaaTATGCAAATACATGTGTGCCTTTATGTAGAGTAAAAGTTGATGTCTCTTTTCAGCTTACCTCAAAAGCGTGACATTCACCTGCATGGTGAAGGAGTAGTCTTCAAAAGATGAGATCTTACGGAAGATGTGGGGCAGGACTAAATTGACAAAGGTGATGGTGATGGGAGGAAAATACTGGAGGAGAAGACTGACCAACCAGTGGTGTCCAGAGTTGTCCTaagacacacatacattatCAGCTATTAAGGAAATTCAACAAATACATACTTGAACAAAgcaagaatatttatttactttaggAATGAGAAAACCAAGAAAGACAAaagtattgttttaaaaaagcatatttGTTAGGTGTTAAAGGAGAGCAGGTCCAAATTCAAGACACAGAAGCAcattaaacaacaaaaaggtAAAACTTTTATGGttgttattaaaaaagaaaagaaaacggaGACACAGAAAGTCAGCTTGCCTTAAAGAAAGAGCTGACATTTAACAAGGGACTGCACAGAGGGCTGATTAGGCAAAGGTGGAAACAATGAACACATGTGGAAATTAATATGGGGCAAACAAGCTCTAAGAAGGGAAAATAGGAGCTAGAGACACAGAGAGTATGTGTGAATAGAAAGTATCAATTAGGAAGGTTAGAGAAATGACTCAGAATGAACTGCATGGCAGTCATAATAAGAGCTGTTTGAATTCCCCAAATACCAAGGATACTGATTCCTTTATTAACTGCTGCAGCATAGGAGACACCAGGCCACCCTTTATGAAAGGAGATCATCCCACATGCCATCCCACAATAATAGTGATGTGCTATCCAACTATTTATGAAAACAGTTAACATAATTGACCAAGTAGCACAGGTcatgtaaatgtttaaaaaagcagATAGAGGTAATCTTTTTGGACTATTTGAATGTACCTGGAGAGAGTCCTCAACAAGATAAAACAGGAGACAAAACACAAGGAGACAAAGACAAGTGCGGATAGAAATACTAAAGTGGGGAGCAAAATCAAATAACATAATACATGCTAAAGAGGAAACCACATTATTTAGCAATACTTGGCATCAAACCATTACCTTTTTCAGAGATGTTTGTGTGGCGAAGTAGATGAGGTAAAAGGCTCCACCAAGCAGAGATAAAGTAATCAGGTTCAGGACGATTCTGAGCAGGTAGAGACGGACCTTCTCTCCAAGTGTCCTTTGAGCCGCCCTTAAAGAGAAACTCTGCTCCTCCAGGAAAAGCTGTAGAGAAGCAGAAACTATTGTGATGACCATATCTGATCCACACCGCTACCCGAAGACTCCAGCAAAACATCAGAAGTACAGTAAACACATACAGAGCCCCTAAACTGTCCGCAGCTTTCCTTTAAAGAGTGCTGACCACTGCGCCACCATGCTGCACATGATTTTACCCCACGGGTGTTAAAGgatgtttgtgaatgtgataacttgagaacaaggAGCTGTGTTTTGAAATTCATACCATAAGTGCATCCACTAACGAGTTCAGATCTCAGTGATCTCAACCTCAgggtcaaggtcagaggtcaagttttgtgaaaatcttgtgaatgtggTAAGTCGAGAAAGAAGTCacgtaggattttcaaattgatacaATACGTGCATCCAGTAGGAGGCTGAGGGGGTGGTCACTGGTGGTCTTACTATTATATTTATTTCGTTTTATTCTTCTCTGAGGCGTATGTATGAAAACATAGTTAGACTTAAAGACTTCACAAACTTTTCAGAAACTTCACCACCAGTTTGGCTAATTTACTATGAGGGTGTCAGTGCCTCGCCACTCACCTTGAGGTCATTTCTGATGAAGCCGTGTTTGAGAGCGGCAGCAGTGGGATCCTGGATGGTGAAGTCCCAGCCACAGAAGATCTTATAGCTCACGTTCATGCTGTAACGCTTCCCGAGCATCCAGGTGTGCTTGTAGCCGACTGTTGTTCTATCACAGGTGAATGTACGTAAATAAAACATCATTTTGACCTCTTATGTTGCATTGTTGTGGATCACTTACCTGCGGACCACCAGAATGAGACTTAAAAATATGATTGAGAAGATTCCAGCGAGGTACAGCAACGGTGTGTTCAAGCACTTTAAATCCAGGGATCCTCGTGTATAAAAGCCATAGAAGACAAGGGAACGATTCACGTAGCCCTGCAGAAAAGACAAGGAAAAGATTATGGGAAACATGTGGGGCTATTGCTAATAAATACTACACGTAGATTAGAACACAAAAGCTTACTGTTCCCAAGAAGAAATCTAAAGCAGAGTCACTTTCTTTAAATATCAACGGTTCTGTAAAATCAGAgagaataattatttttagaTGTCAGCTCCTAGTTGTGGTTAATTTGCTGCCATCTGTTGTCACGGCTGACTTACCATACTCGTCAGTGCGATAAAATATTGATGGACCCACAATGAAACCCCCGATAAGAACGCAGTGTAGCAGGTTCAAGTAAATCAGATATCTGAGGAAAACAAAATAGGACTTCACCCCAACTCCAAACTTGCCTGCAACAAATAATTAGGTGAGTTATAGTTGAGTGGTTCAGTCACAGCACATACTAAGTTAATTCACCACAAATCTATCTCACCTTCGATGGTCCGGAGGGTCTGCCGCCATGGCACCAGGCCAGACAGAGCTTCTTTTATCTGTTCCCTCACCCTCTTCCTGTTGGTGCTCTGAGTTTTCCTCCAGGACTCCCAAAAATTAATATCATTgatttccagcttcctcctttCCCTAGAAAATAGCATAAATTTAACGAACTCCTGTTTAATTTAACATGGTAGCTTTAGAGGTTAATCATGATACATTTAATCAGAAATTAAACATGTATACAAGCTATCAgacattttatgttttaaagaaaTCCAACATTCGTTAATGCATAGCCTCTGACCAAGTACCAGTTAAGTGTGTCAGCAAATGATTGAGGTCTGTACAAAAAAAAGTGCTCACTTCAAACACTTTTTTGTTGTCTTAATACTTCTGTTAACACTTGTAACTGTCGTTTGGTTCAAACTTGTTTAACAATAGCATTTCTCGACCACAGCTGTAATGTGTTAAGAAGTTTTAGTCAGCTAAGATGGCTGAAACAGAAATTAAAGAGGAGGGTTTGCTGGACTGCTACTGTAGATCAAGCACCAGCATATGATAATTATGATTCAGTAATGTGCTTTTACTTTAAGCTATTCCTTGGTGCTAATACTTAATTGAGTGATTACTTGGGTAAAAGTTCTAAGAACTTGTTTTGCTTATTTGCTAAACAGCTATTCAGTGCTAATGAGTTTTCAGGGCCACGTGTAATACCCTGAAAACTCATCATGAGCACAGTCGGGCTGAGCATAAGCCTGAAAATCAAGCCGACGGTTAGGATATCACATCCCTGTTTTTTCCAAGATCACCTCTGTGCtttgaaaaaaatctggaaacaatCCTGGTAGGTGCCAATGAAATATTCCCTACAGGTGTGCGGGATCATAAGCATCATTCTACTGGGTCTTAAGTaaaaaaatgtggaaacaaCTGCTCAAAGATATACATACGCAACTGTAATATGTTTCTTTAAGTAAATCAGTAGTATTCTATTTAAGTAATAAGTTAACTGCATGTTTATGCATGTATGTCAAAGTAAGACGTAGATCAAAAAGAAGcagatttgggaagtctgtcaaAAGATTTACTCACTTGGCACCCCTCTTTCCCTGAATACACATGGGCAAGTTTCTGAGTGGCTGCATGGATGTTTTGTCTCTGGGTCCTCTGGACAGCTGGCCACTCTTttccccggcctctcggccacCCTGGTTGGTCTCTTCCGAAAAGTCATGTCTGTTCTGCTCAGGTCGGGAAGCTTGAATGCTGGGCAGCAGGTCAAATATCTCAGTCTGATAGTACTCACATGAGTCTGAAGACAGGGTGGACACTGTGCTTTCCTCTGGggtgaacacagaaaagtagatTACAGTACAAGTTTGTAAGCAAGCTGCTGTACTGTTGCTTGCTCTGTCTGTAAAAGGTAAGAAAGAGCTTTAAAAATGACTAAAGTAACTTGTTCAGAGTTAAGTTGCTTGCTTTGTAACCAAAGGTATATTTAGCTCACAGTAGAAGATCCTAATGCACATAATACAAACAACGCAATATAACAAAACACGATATGTGCACAAAGTTCCTGTTATCACAAAAAATcccataaaacaaacataaagaaaCTAAAAGGAATCAAGAAAACATTGTTTCTGCACGATCTGTGCAACTTGGATATCTGAGGGGTTAAGTCTGTTAATGTCTTATCTTTTCAGCCAgcagtgcaaaaaacaaatacgCTGTATTCAGTTTTCAGTGAGATGATAATAATACATCAACAACCatatcagttatttatttagtttgcaCCTCCTATTGTTTTGCAAACTTGGAACAGTTTACTTTTTTCTCTGTGGCTTCTGTGTTTTAGGTAAGAACGCGCACATCTTAATAAGTCAAAACTTTATAATGTTTTACAAGATTTGTAGTGTTGGATGTGACCTGTGTTAGATTAAAACCATGAGGGAAACCAATCAACTGGCAGTAAACTGCCAAGGGACCGTGTACCGAGCATAGTACAAACGGTCAGTTTGCCATTAAGTCTCACACACTCGTACATACTTTGAGTACTGACACCATGTTAAACAAGCACAGCATTTTCTCACATACTCACACaggcacatttgtttttttcattaccTGACATGAGCCTCTTAAAGTCGACACTTTCGTGCGCCTCCATTTTCCCCTTGAACTTCCTCTTTaatcaaaaatgaaatataaaagtaaaaagtatccaAACTTCTTACTTCATCTAGATAGCATTTCAACAAGCTTCTCCGTGCAAGATGCAACTTAAAGTTGTGTGAAGAGAGAAGTTACTTCCGCTATCTGCATAAAAATTATCACACACATCGTCACGCTGAAATGAAGACCTCTGAATGGCTGGTCAGGAGTTTGTTTGTTCCTCAAGCTCTCTGTGTATGGTTGACTGTTTTGTTGCAGGTGAAATATGTCAGATCTGTTCACAACGAGGGGGAACGTAACAgcttcaggaaatcacatgacagGATGCACTCCCAGGCGTTGGACTGATGACAAGATTACAACAAATACACCCAATCTCACTGGACTGACAAACACTAAGTTGAAAATTTTTTAAGGCAGGCGTGTTAGTGGGTGACAGTGTGATAAAGGTTTTGGCCTGAGACAGGAGATGTGCTACAGAAAACTTTTTGGTGTTGTTTAATGTGTTGATATCCacaatttcattattttctaaTACATTCATACATTTTCTAATTTTAAGTACTTTCTAATGATTTCTAACACAGTTCGATCTGTTTACAGCTGATTGCGTCAGTGGAATCCACCACAGTGCAATGCgaagcaaatatttattttaggcTAAATTTTAGACTTTGTTTACACAATATCTTTAAACTATCAGTGAAATAATTGGGTAAACAGtcatcattttcctttttcagttaGTTCTTTACTGACTAATCAGCTGCACTTGGAAGTGTTGCACCATTTGCTCTAAGGCATCTGATTGCCGTAGCAAAGAGGCTCTTTACACCCACTCACCACACATCTAAGTCTTCTGAAATTTCCAGTCAAAACCATTTACAACGAAACATAAGCATGAGCGTCATTTCTTAGGCACTCTTTCAACACCACTGGTTTCAGTTCAGTGGAGACTGTAACACTTAGAGTTGATTTTCATTTGTACTGACACACTTTTCAGTTTTATGTGATGTTACTGGGTTATTATAACAATTTCAGGACTCGTACTTAACCGGATTTATAATTTATCTCCATTGCATCATAGGAGTAGTGTACACACTTTTAGGATGTAGACATTGCCAAGGACTAACACATGGCACACTAAAATGTGCCCATTGCTACTTTTTTCCATTAAATTATAGAGGAGCATCACCTTTTCAGAGGAAtatcaaatgtaaaaatcatGATAGAGTTCAAATTAAACTATCCTATGAAATTATGACAAAAACTAGTATGCAAAATACTGAGGTATGATCTAGAAACTGAACCTTTTAAATGAAGATTAACCAGTTCCCCTTAGTGTGCTTTACTTAGACATGCTTAAGCCAGCTGAGAAAACCACCAGAAAACCAAAAGAGAGTGGaggaaataaaagataaaacaaccCAATGTACACACATAAAAACCTATGAGGAAAACAGTTTATGGGTTATAGTtctacagcaaaataaaaagacagctGTGCAAGTGTCTCCACAGCTGGGGGGTGGTAGTTTGTTAGTAAACTGAGTCTGCAAATAAATTTATGTACTGCTTTCTATACCCAGTGGCAGCAAGTTGTCACATATGTCATCTTCTTAAAACCCAGTTATGTGTTAAGTTAagtgacataaaataaaactgtcattCAGTAAAGAGCCTCATGCAGgttatttatagtttttacagATGTTTGTACAAGTGCGTAAAAGGGTAAGTATAGATCTCTAAGTCTTTGAATAGTTGTTAAGTCACAGCTAGGCTAGTAATGTTTGTATTTACACTTTGAAGGCCATGTAACAATTTGTGCATGTTCACAAGGAGGCACATGTCCAGTGTGGGGGCACCGAGCCCTCGACAAACACATGATTGACTCTCTGATGCTACATTATGAACATTATTGGGCTGGACTATTGTTAATCTGACAATTTCTGAAACCACTGGCTGAAAGCATGGACGTTTACATTACTTAGGTACAAGTAAATTATGCTGTATTACTATAGATCAGACATCCCagcataatataaataattaaaatcaatCAATACTTAGCTGCACCATTAGAGTGATATACATACAATTAAACAATAATTACGATCCATTATGATACCTGTCACTCAAGACATTTTACATAATGGGCACTTTTAAGTACTTTAAGGATATTTTGATATAACTATTTGTATAACTTTTGTATTATTTAGTAGGAATATGACTTTTAAGTAGAGTCTGAATAACTATTACTTGAAAAAACTTATTTAGTGACACATTTTAGTGCCACATTCAATGCTCGTGTATTTGGGCGTTTGTGCGCCAGTTTTCTTCACTGTCTTTATTTCCCCATCATACACGACCTCATTCTCTCCAACCACATCTACTAGGATGTTCTTGGTGCCCAGCCCTGCCccgctgaaaaaaaaaacctgtaaaaTTGCGAATAGGACTGAACCAAGAGTGCCAACTCTGTGGGGGGTCAAATTTACATTACGTTGTTATCAGTTACGGGTCTTACAGATGAGTATGTTAAATCGTTTGGAAATCATATCACACAATAAGGTATTAGCTTGGTTTTTCGATGAGTgaagtaatttatattttataattttactaGTTTTTATATTAAAGTGGAACCCCAGCATCCTTTAATGGTTTGTCCCCGCCGTCTAGTTTAGTTTGCGGAGTGTTATGACTGACAGCGGTCGGTTACTAAAGATAAGCGGGTTTGTTACGATTCTGAGTAGGTGAGTGAATACGTTTGGTGACTCTTTTTTGAGAGTttagctgctgtttattttcatttgcttcTGTTTGTAATTTCTATTCAACTTGGTTAAAGTTCAACTTCAG
Coding sequences within:
- the tmc8 gene encoding transmembrane channel-like protein 7, whose translation is MEAHESVDFKRLMSEESTVSTLSSDSCEYYQTEIFDLLPSIQASRPEQNRHDFSEETNQGGREAGEKSGQLSRGPRDKTSMQPLRNLPMCIQGKRGAKERRKLEINDINFWESWRKTQSTNRKRVREQIKEALSGLVPWRQTLRTIEGKFGVGVKSYFVFLRYLIYLNLLHCVLIGGFIVGPSIFYRTDEYEPLIFKESDSALDFFLGTGYVNRSLVFYGFYTRGSLDLKCLNTPLLYLAGIFSIIFLSLILVVRRTTVGYKHTWMLGKRYSMNVSYKIFCGWDFTIQDPTAAALKHGFIRNDLKLFLEEQSFSLRAAQRTLGEKVRLYLLRIVLNLITLSLLGGAFYLIYFATQTSLKKDNSGHHWLVSLLLQYFPPITITFVNLVLPHIFRKISSFEDYSFTMQVNVTLLRSIFLKLASLGIYLFFVFTTTEQDAKCKENQFGREMYKLSIFNFLATFFSVFFFNYPRKLVQETYPRSSLARISGKQRFLIPFNVLDLVYSQTVSWVGVYYCPLLPVIGIVSLVVTFYVKKFNVMRCCVPEQRMFRGSSSSVLFHFMLLLGLFMCAATLGFNHYPLQSTEGRNASSCGPFRNEQTMFTVTGGCVKSLPSPAQTTIRYLTSEAFALPLILAEIIFLTSYVSRRRANQRAIERLKDMLVMSSSDKRFLVKQHATMLRQRNKHH